ACGGTGACGTCGAACTTCCGGCAGACCTCCACCAGCGCCTGCCGCCGCTTCAGGGGCATGACGACCGTGGTCGGGTTGTGGTTCGTGGGAGTGCAGTAGAGCACCCGCGCCTTGCTCCTCCGGCAGGCCTCCGCGAGCGCTTCGGGCACGAGCCCCTCCGCGTCGAGCGCCACCGGATGCGTGGGCAGCCGGAGCCACTCCGCGGCGGCGAGGACTCCGGGATAGGTGACGTCCTCCACCAGCAGGCCGTCCGCGTTCGCGAGCAGGGACAACACCATCAAGGTTGCGTGCTGGGCCCCGCTGCTCACGATGACGTTCTCGCGCGTGGCAGGCACACCCGCGAGCTCCAGCCAGCGGGCTCCCGCCACCCGCTGGGCCTCCGTGCCCGCATGGGCCTGATAGCCACTGAGCGCGCCCAGGTCCGCGCGTTCACTCAGCCGCTGGAGCGCGGCGGCGAACGCGAGATGCCCCATGTCGCCGGGCACGATGGGCACCGCCGTGGGGCCCAGGTCGATGCGCGTCCGGTCGAGCTGGGGCGAGTAGCGGTCTCCGTCCCGCAGGTTCCGCACGAACGTCCCGTTGCCCACCTGGCTCCAGATGAGTCCCCGCCGCTCCGCTTCAGCGTAGGCCCGGGTCACCGTTCCCAGCGACGTCCCCAGCGTGCTCGCGAGCTCCCGGTGCGTGGGAAGCCGGTCCCCCGCGCGAAGCCGCCCCGCGCTGATGTCCGCCGCGAGCGCATCGACGAGCGCACCGTACAGGGGGCCCTCGGACCGTTTCAGGCGCGGCTTCCAATTGGAGTGGGACATGAATCACATTGTACCATGACAATCCGGAGCATGTGCCAGGGCCCTGGCGGGCTTCCTCGGTGGGAGGCTCTACACTTCCGTGAAGTACATGCCGGTGGCGCCGGTGCGCTCCAGCGCTGTCTTGATGTCCTCGGAGACGATGAGGGCAATCTTCCAGCCCCAGGTGCGGAAGACCCTTGCGTGGCCCACCTTCGACGCGTCGATGCGCATTCCCGCGACGGAGTAGTACTGGCCTGCCTTCTCGGGCTGCTTGTGCTTGATGGGATCCCAGTACTCCACTTCTCGCGAGGCCTCGTCGTCGATGCAGCGGATCAACCGGGTGGCCACGAGCATGTTGAACTGTTCGGGATGGCCAGGGATGGCCACGGTGAAAAGCTGGACGTCATCAGGCGCAAGCTCCGCGAAAACCGTGGCCAGCTTCACGTGGAGGATGGGCGTACTGCCGACGCCTGCTTCGGAGTAGTCCAGCGGTCTTCCAGGCTCGTCGATGGGAACCTGGAGGGAACCGGGGGCTTGGATGGGCCTCCCCGCGCTGAACATCCAGGGGTCCTCGACCCCCGTGGACTTTTCATCGACGGGATCACCCAGATACCAGCGCCCCTGCGCGTAGACGTCCTCTGTCAGTCTGAAGTAGCGGGTGGTCATGGTCGTGTGGGTCAGCGGCCTCGGGTCAGCAGTCGATTGAGTTCCGTGCCATGGGTTCTGGCCTGCTCGCCAAGGATCCTGAGCGCATCGGTCAGGGCTTCGCGGCATGCTTCCACGCTTCGACAGTCGGAGGTCACCTGCCTCAACCTGTCATAGACGAGTTGGTGGTACTCGGCGGGATGGGGCCCCCGGTGGCCCGGGACCTCGACGATGTTCTCCGGGTCCTTCAGCTCCATCCCAGCCCGCTTGAAGATGCGCCGGAAGAGCGGGGTCCAGGGGCCGCCAGTCTTCGAGGACTTCTCATTGCGGATGGTGGCCAGATGGTGACGCTGAGGCTTCCCGGAGCGGGATGACATGGCCACCGCGTTGGGCGCGAGCGCGATGGTGAAACCATCAGCCGTCATGGCCACGGAGCGCACACCCGCGAGGGAGACGAACTGGAGGCCCGCCTGCGTCTCCACCGCGACCGCCGCCTGCGCGGAGCCCGGCAGGGTGGGGGCCTTCATCGCGAGCCCCGCCGTGTTGCCAATCGCCGCCGTGGCCAGCATCACGAAGATGCGTGCGGCGTTTCTCCCCATCACCGCTCCGTAGGCTTCGCCCGCGTCGCGCACCTGGACGAACGTGGTGGCATGGTCCACGTGGCGTACCAGAGTCACCCAGCCGTCGAGGAGGGTCCACACGGTGTCCACGCCCAGGTAGGCAATCGCCGTGGCGGTGATGAGGGCGGCCAGGCCCTTGGACACGGGCTCCGGCATGGCCCACAGCAGCAGGTACATCGTTACGGCGGACGTCATCGTGGCCATGACGGCCTGGGGACTCGCCATGCCCTCCAGGGCTTCGGCCGTCTCGTTCCAGACGGAGTCCATCGCGATGGCCATGGCCAGGGCATAGCGGCCGTCGCTGCCCAGCAAGGGGCCTTCCTCCAGCAACCGCAGGCAGTCTCCCGGCTGCTTGCGCTTCTTGCCGCACCACTGCTGGTAGCCGCGCGTCAGGTCGTCGGACGCGTCGAGAAGCCGCAGTTCCCGTGCTTCTTCCTCGCCCAGTGGGATGATCTGCCGACTGCGCTCCCGGAAGCCGAAGAGGCCGCTGCGCTCCGGCAGGCCGAACAGCTCGCGTGCTTGCCGCAGCGGATGGGCGAAGGGCCGCACGTCCCTGGCGAGCGTCTTCACCGCCGCCTTGAACTCGTCCTCCTCCAGCCGGGCCTCGGAGTGAGACGCGCCTTCCTCCTCCCGGGGCGTGACGACAACCCTGTCGCCGCCATCGACTTCCAGGCGCACGACCCGCGTCGTCGCGCAGCCGGATACGAGCAGTCCCAGCAGCAGTGCCCAGCCCAGTCGACTCATGTCTGCTTCAGTCCTCCGTCAAGATGAGGCTCCTGTGCAGCACCTGCTCACTACACTTCCGTGAAGTACATGCCGGTGGCGCGGCTGCGCTCCAGGGCGGTCTTGAGGTCCTCGGAGACGATCAGGGCAATGGACCAACCCCAAGTGCGGAAGACCTTGGCGTCGCCTACTTGCGTCGGGTCGATGCGCATGCCGTACACGGAACGGTACTGACCGACCTTCTCCGGCCGTCCGTCCTTGGGCTCCCAGCGCCGGGCTTCCTCCGATGCACGCTCATCAATGCAGCGGATCATCCGGGTCGCCACGAGCATGCTGAATTGTTCGGGTTGCCCCGGGATGTCCACAGGCAGGAGCTGGACGTCGTGGGGGGCCAGTTCCGCGAAAAGTGTGGCCAGCTTGACGTGGAGGATGGGCGCCCGTCCAACGCCGGCCGCTGAGAAGTCCAGAGGCCTTCCTGGCTCGTCAATCGGAAGCCGAAGAGGGGTCTTCACTTGAACGGGCTTGCCTGCCCGGAACATCCAGGGATCTTCGAGTTCCACTCCGTTCTCATCGACGGGGTCTCCCAGATACCAACGGCCCGGAGCCTCCACATCCTCTGACAAGTCGAAGTAGCGCTTCACCATGGCCTGTTCCGTTAACGCCCCTGGGTCAGCAAGCGGTTGAGAATTGAGCCCTGGGTGACAGCTTCATTCGCCAGGGCTCGCAGTTCTTGGGTCAGGGCTTCCCGGCATGCTTCCACACTCCGACATCCTTGAGTTGCTTCATCCAACCGGTTGTAGATCCGCTCGTGGTACGCCCTGGGATGAGGCCCTCGGTGGCCCGGGACCTCGATGATGTTCTCCGGGTCCTTCAGCTCCATCCCAGCCCGCTTGAAGATGCGCCGGAAGAGCGGAGTCCAGGGGCCGCCGGTCTTCGAGGACTTCTCATTGCGGATGGTGGCCAGATGGTGACGCTGAGGCTTCCCGGACCGCGATGACATGGCCACCGCGTTGGGCGCGAGCGCGATGGTGAAACCATCAGCCGTCATGGCCACGGAGCGCACACCCGCGAGGGAGACGAACTGGAGGCCCGCCTGCGTCTCCACCGCGACCGCCGCCTGCGCGGAGCCCGGCAGGGTGGGGGCCTTCATCGCGAGCCCCGCCGTGTTGCCAATCGCCGCCGTGGCCAGCATGACGAAGATGCGCGCGGCGTTTCTCCCCATCACCGCTCCATAGGCTTCGCCCGCGTCGCGCACCTGGAGGAACGTGGTGGCATGGTCCACGTGGCGTACCAGAGTCACCCAGCCGTCGAGGAGGGTCCACACGGTGTCCACGCCCAGGTAGGCAATCGCCGTGGCGGTGATGAGGGCGGCCAGGCCCTTGGACACCGGCTCCGGCATGGCCCACAGCAGCAGGTACATCGTTACGGCGGACGTCATCGTGGCCATGACGGCCTGGGGACTCGCCATGCCCTCCAGGGCTTCGGCCGTCTCGTTCCAGCCGGAGTCCATCGCGATGGCCATCGCCAGGGCATAGCGTCCGTCGCTGCCCAGCAAGGGGCCTTCCTCCAGCAAGCGCAGGCAGTCTCCCGGCTGCTTGCGCTTCTTGCCGCACCACTGCTGGTAGCCGCGCGTCAGGTCGTCGGACGCGTCGAGAAGCCGCAGCTCCCGTACTTCTTCCTCGCCCAGTGGGATGATCTGCCGACTGCGCTCCCGGAAGCCGAAGAGGCCGCTGCGCTCCGGCAGGCCGAACAGCTCGCGTGCTTGCCGCAACGGATGGGCGAAGGGCCGCACGTCCCGGGCGAGCGTCTTCACCGCCGCCTTGAACTCGTCCTCCTCCAGCCGGGCCTCGGAGTGAGACGCGCCTTCCTCCTCCCGGGGCGTGACGACAACCCTGTCGCCGCCATCGACTTCCAGGCGCACGACCCGCGTCGTCGCGCAGCCGGATACGAGCAGTCCCAGCAGCAGCACCCAACCCAGCCGCTTCATTCCGGCCTCAGTCCTCCGTCAGCAGGAGGCTCCAGAGCAGCACCTTCTTCTTGCCCGGCGGCCGGTGCAGGCAGCGGAGCGGGCCGTCCTGGGAGGCCACGAACACGATGGCTCCGGAGTGCTGGTTGGCGAAGACCGCCGCGGCGCGGTGGCGTGAGCCGTGCTGATGGATGGGGTAGTGCGGCCCGGGACGCCCCTGAAGGGTGCGCGCCTCGAAGACCTGCGGCGGGCCGCTTCGCGGGAGCGCAATCTGATACCCCGCGCAGAGCACCTCCAGCTCCGGCCCCAGCACCAGCGCGTTGTCCACCGCCGTGAACTGCCCGATGCTCTCCACCAGCGCCTGGAAGTCGCTCTCCGTCGCCTTGTCGTCGTGCTCGGCGGCGGCCTTCTTCAGCTCCGGATCCTCTTCCTCCTCCGCCGCCTTGCCGGCCTCCGCCTGCCAGGCGCCGTTGATGAGGTCCGCCCGCGCCTGCACGAAGCGCTGCAACCGCTGACGCAACAGCGAGCCCTGCTCCGGCGGCAGGACGTACTTGCCTCGCGCCCGGAATCGCTCCACGTCGTGCTGCTTGGGCAGGAACGCGATGAGCCCTCCGTGATGCAGGCCCGCCATCCTCCGGATGAGCCCCTGCACCGCGTTGGACACGTACCATTCGCGGTTGCCGCCCATCAGCGGCTGCACCTTGGGCAGCGACTCCACCAGCGAGGAGCACATCTCCATCAGCGCCGCGCGCACCGCGCTGTCCTCGTGGAAGAGCAGGTCGTGCAACGCCACGCGCCGGCCCGGCGGCACCGGCGCGCCCTGCTCGTAGCGGAACACCTCGCGCCCCTGCGTGCTCACCACCAGGTGGCCCGGCTCCGGCGCGTGCAGGATGAAGACGTCCTCCTCACCCTCGGCGTGGAACTCCGTGTACTCCACCCGGCGCGCCAGCCCCTGGATGCGCAGCTTGCCCTCGCGCGGCCCCACCACCACCGCCGTGCGCGGCAGGTTCGCCGCGGGCGCCAGCTTCACCAGCGCCTCCACGCTGAAGTCGGTGATGCTCGACTTGGCCTCCAGGGGCAGCGTCTCCCACGCCTGCCGCTTGCCCTTCTGTCCTCCGATGTAGACCGTCTCGCGCACCGCCTGCAGGCCCTGCAACCCCTGCGCGTGGTAGGCGATGCGCACGCGCGTGGCCTCGCCCTCCTCCCGGCCCAGGCTCGCGAAGAACACCGTGTCCGCCAGCACGACCAGCAGCTTCAGCGTCGGCTCGGCGAGCGGCGTCTTGGCGAACTGCCGGAGCCACCCACGCAGGGCTTCTCCGGGATATTGCAGGCCGGGTTCATCCATCGGGCGGGCAGCATAATCACGGCGCCGTGTTTCCCGGTGGAAGTCGCTCGCGCGCCGCGATGCGGCGTTGGGTTCCCACCGTGCGCCCGACCTGTAGCACCGACGTCACGACAGTCCTGGGCCACGAAGG
This DNA window, taken from Corallococcus coralloides DSM 2259, encodes the following:
- a CDS encoding PLP-dependent aminotransferase family protein; protein product: MSHSNWKPRLKRSEGPLYGALVDALAADISAGRLRAGDRLPTHRELASTLGTSLGTVTRAYAEAERRGLIWSQVGNGTFVRNLRDGDRYSPQLDRTRIDLGPTAVPIVPGDMGHLAFAAALQRLSERADLGALSGYQAHAGTEAQRVAGARWLELAGVPATRENVIVSSGAQHATLMVLSLLANADGLLVEDVTYPGVLAAAEWLRLPTHPVALDAEGLVPEALAEACRRSKARVLYCTPTNHNPTTVVMPLKRRQALVEVCRKFDVTVIENGALAPLVAKAPAPLAALAPERTYHLGSLSKAVLPALRVGYIRAPAQSWQTLENAAAATVWSGSPLMNELATQWVTDGTAESLRDARRAEATARQTLAAKVLKGHPYVAHPSAYFLWMPIPEQRRATELVEAAAARDVLLGPSHLFAARPGQAPNALRVSLAAAGSRDELERGLKTLAELLGATSPAPRRLA
- a CDS encoding imm11 family protein, giving the protein MTTRYFRLTEDVYAQGRWYLGDPVDEKSTGVEDPWMFSAGRPIQAPGSLQVPIDEPGRPLDYSEAGVGSTPILHVKLATVFAELAPDDVQLFTVAIPGHPEQFNMLVATRLIRCIDDEASREVEYWDPIKHKQPEKAGQYYSVAGMRIDASKVGHARVFRTWGWKIALIVSEDIKTALERTGATGMYFTEV
- a CDS encoding AHH domain-containing protein, with protein sequence MSRLGWALLLGLLVSGCATTRVVRLEVDGGDRVVVTPREEEGASHSEARLEEDEFKAAVKTLARDVRPFAHPLRQARELFGLPERSGLFGFRERSRQIIPLGEEEARELRLLDASDDLTRGYQQWCGKKRKQPGDCLRLLEEGPLLGSDGRYALAMAIAMDSVWNETAEALEGMASPQAVMATMTSAVTMYLLLWAMPEPVSKGLAALITATAIAYLGVDTVWTLLDGWVTLVRHVDHATTFVQVRDAGEAYGAVMGRNAARIFVMLATAAIGNTAGLAMKAPTLPGSAQAAVAVETQAGLQFVSLAGVRSVAMTADGFTIALAPNAVAMSSRSGKPQRHHLATIRNEKSSKTGGPWTPLFRRIFKRAGMELKDPENIVEVPGHRGPHPAEYHQLVYDRLRQVTSDCRSVEACREALTDALRILGEQARTHGTELNRLLTRGR
- a CDS encoding imm11 family protein translates to MVKRYFDLSEDVEAPGRWYLGDPVDENGVELEDPWMFRAGKPVQVKTPLRLPIDEPGRPLDFSAAGVGRAPILHVKLATLFAELAPHDVQLLPVDIPGQPEQFSMLVATRMIRCIDERASEEARRWEPKDGRPEKVGQYRSVYGMRIDPTQVGDAKVFRTWGWSIALIVSEDLKTALERSRATGMYFTEV
- a CDS encoding AHH domain-containing protein, yielding MKRLGWVLLLGLLVSGCATTRVVRLEVDGGDRVVVTPREEEGASHSEARLEEDEFKAAVKTLARDVRPFAHPLRQARELFGLPERSGLFGFRERSRQIIPLGEEEVRELRLLDASDDLTRGYQQWCGKKRKQPGDCLRLLEEGPLLGSDGRYALAMAIAMDSGWNETAEALEGMASPQAVMATMTSAVTMYLLLWAMPEPVSKGLAALITATAIAYLGVDTVWTLLDGWVTLVRHVDHATTFLQVRDAGEAYGAVMGRNAARIFVMLATAAIGNTAGLAMKAPTLPGSAQAAVAVETQAGLQFVSLAGVRSVAMTADGFTIALAPNAVAMSSRSGKPQRHHLATIRNEKSSKTGGPWTPLFRRIFKRAGMELKDPENIIEVPGHRGPHPRAYHERIYNRLDEATQGCRSVEACREALTQELRALANEAVTQGSILNRLLTQGR
- a CDS encoding putative sensor domain DACNV-containing protein, with protein sequence MDEPGLQYPGEALRGWLRQFAKTPLAEPTLKLLVVLADTVFFASLGREEGEATRVRIAYHAQGLQGLQAVRETVYIGGQKGKRQAWETLPLEAKSSITDFSVEALVKLAPAANLPRTAVVVGPREGKLRIQGLARRVEYTEFHAEGEEDVFILHAPEPGHLVVSTQGREVFRYEQGAPVPPGRRVALHDLLFHEDSAVRAALMEMCSSLVESLPKVQPLMGGNREWYVSNAVQGLIRRMAGLHHGGLIAFLPKQHDVERFRARGKYVLPPEQGSLLRQRLQRFVQARADLINGAWQAEAGKAAEEEEDPELKKAAAEHDDKATESDFQALVESIGQFTAVDNALVLGPELEVLCAGYQIALPRSGPPQVFEARTLQGRPGPHYPIHQHGSRHRAAAVFANQHSGAIVFVASQDGPLRCLHRPPGKKKVLLWSLLLTED